A part of Leifsonia xyli subsp. xyli str. CTCB07 genomic DNA contains:
- a CDS encoding NAD(P)H-quinone dehydrogenase, with the protein MAYEFERKQRIAVLGGGPGGYEAAIAGAQLGADVTLIERSGVGGSAVITDVVPSKSLIATAEATNSIAEAADLGVQFFSRDASGKPVRPEIAVNLAAVNKRLMGLARQQSEDMRAELVRSGVRIVSGEGRLDGPGAVIVSTVRGDSGTDFDSVDADTIVVAVGARPRILSSAEPDGERILTWTQLYDLGAIPEHLVVVGSGVTGAEFASAYTALGSKVTLISSRDQVLPGEDADAASVIENVFKRNGMQVLSTSRAESVVRAGDGVVATLSDGRTVEGSHCLMAVGSIPNTAGIGMQEAGVQLTPSGHIRVNRVARTSIPNIYAAGDCSDLLPLASVASMQGRTAVFHAMGDAVNPIELRNVTSNIFTQPEIATVGWNQKQIEEGIAQGDIYKLPLKSNPRAKMLGIRDGFVKLFARTGSGTVIGGVIVAPRASELIFPLALAVEHRLTVDQVARAFTVYPSLSGSISDAARAMHIVL; encoded by the coding sequence ATGGCCTACGAATTCGAGCGCAAGCAGCGGATCGCCGTCCTCGGCGGCGGACCCGGCGGGTATGAGGCGGCGATCGCCGGGGCGCAACTCGGGGCCGATGTCACCCTCATCGAGCGCTCCGGCGTCGGCGGCTCGGCTGTCATCACCGATGTCGTTCCCTCCAAGAGCCTCATCGCGACAGCGGAGGCCACCAACTCCATCGCCGAGGCAGCCGACCTCGGCGTCCAGTTCTTCTCCCGCGACGCCAGCGGCAAGCCGGTGCGCCCGGAGATCGCCGTCAATCTGGCGGCGGTCAACAAGCGGCTCATGGGCCTCGCCCGCCAGCAGTCGGAGGACATGCGCGCGGAGCTCGTGCGTTCGGGCGTCCGCATCGTCTCCGGGGAGGGCCGGCTCGACGGTCCGGGCGCCGTCATCGTCTCGACGGTGCGGGGCGACTCGGGTACGGACTTCGACAGTGTGGATGCGGACACCATCGTGGTCGCCGTCGGCGCCCGCCCGCGCATCCTGTCCTCCGCCGAGCCGGACGGCGAACGCATCCTGACCTGGACCCAGCTCTACGATCTGGGAGCGATCCCCGAGCACCTCGTGGTCGTCGGCTCGGGCGTCACCGGAGCGGAGTTCGCCTCGGCCTACACGGCGCTCGGCTCGAAGGTCACCCTCATCTCTTCCCGCGACCAGGTGCTCCCGGGCGAAGACGCGGACGCCGCCAGCGTGATCGAGAACGTCTTCAAGCGCAACGGGATGCAGGTGCTCTCCACCTCCCGCGCCGAGTCGGTGGTCCGGGCCGGGGACGGCGTGGTCGCCACGCTCTCCGACGGTCGCACCGTGGAGGGCAGCCACTGCCTGATGGCCGTCGGCTCGATCCCGAACACCGCCGGGATCGGGATGCAGGAGGCCGGGGTGCAGCTGACGCCGTCCGGCCACATCCGGGTCAACCGGGTCGCCCGCACCTCCATCCCGAACATCTACGCCGCGGGAGACTGCTCCGATCTGCTGCCGCTCGCGTCGGTCGCCTCGATGCAGGGCCGCACGGCGGTCTTCCACGCGATGGGCGACGCGGTCAATCCGATCGAGCTGCGCAACGTCACCTCCAACATCTTCACCCAGCCGGAGATCGCGACGGTCGGCTGGAACCAGAAGCAGATCGAGGAGGGCATCGCGCAGGGCGACATCTACAAGCTGCCGCTGAAGTCCAACCCGCGCGCGAAGATGCTCGGCATCCGCGACGGGTTCGTGAAGCTCTTCGCCCGCACCGGGTCGGGGACCGTGATCGGCGGCGTGATCGTGGCCCCGCGTGCCTCCGAGCTGATCTTCCCGCTCGCGCTCGCCGTCGAGCACCGTCTCACGGTCGACCAGGTCGCCCGGGCGTTCACGGTGTACCCGTCCCTCTCCGGTTCCATCTCGGACGCGGCCCGCGCGATGCACATCGTCCTGTAG
- a CDS encoding acetyl/propionyl/methylcrotonyl-CoA carboxylase subunit alpha: protein MPRISKVLIANRGEIAVRIIRAARDSGIGSVAVYADQDRDALHVRLADEAYGLQGSTSAETYLVIDKLLSIARRSGADAVHPGYGFLAENADFARAVIAASLVWIGPSPEAIERLSDKVSARHVAEKVGAPLAPGTLNPVADAAEVLDFANEHGLPVAIKAAFGGGGRGLKVARARDEVAELFESATREAIAAFGRGECFVEKYLDQPRHVETQCLADAYGNVVVVSTRDCSLQRRHQKLVEEAPAPFLTPEQLEKLSSASKAILKEVGYQGAGTCEFLIGKDGTVSFLEVNTRLQVEHPVSEEVTGIDLVREQFRLAEGGELDGVDPAPRGHSFEFRINGEDAGRGFLPSPGPVHIFKAPSGPGVRVDSGVQAGDVISGAFDSMLAKLIVTGATREEALERSRRALDEFEVAGLPTVLPFHRAIVRDPAFAPQDGEPFSMYTRWIETEWAGGIEPWSGELGDPSAAERRSNVVVEVEGKRIEVSLPARLLAGGSPEKTPPAPRRRGGGHAVDTATGDALTAPMQATVVKVAVADGDEVVKGDLVLVLEAMKMEQPLTAHKDGTIAAINAAVGETVSSGHPLLSIV from the coding sequence GTGCCACGTATCTCCAAGGTCCTCATCGCCAACCGGGGCGAGATCGCCGTCCGGATCATCCGCGCCGCACGCGACAGCGGAATCGGCTCCGTCGCCGTCTACGCCGACCAGGACCGCGACGCCCTGCATGTCAGGCTCGCGGACGAGGCCTACGGCCTCCAGGGCTCCACCAGCGCCGAGACATACCTGGTCATCGACAAGCTGCTCTCCATCGCCCGCCGCTCGGGCGCCGACGCCGTGCATCCGGGATACGGCTTCCTCGCCGAGAACGCCGACTTCGCCCGCGCCGTCATCGCCGCCAGCCTCGTCTGGATCGGCCCGTCGCCGGAGGCCATCGAACGCCTCAGCGACAAAGTCTCCGCCCGGCACGTCGCCGAGAAAGTGGGCGCACCGCTGGCCCCCGGCACCCTCAACCCGGTCGCCGACGCGGCCGAGGTGCTCGACTTCGCGAACGAGCACGGCCTGCCCGTCGCCATCAAAGCGGCGTTCGGCGGCGGCGGGCGCGGCCTCAAGGTGGCCCGCGCCCGGGACGAAGTGGCCGAGCTCTTCGAGTCCGCCACCCGCGAGGCGATCGCGGCGTTCGGCCGCGGCGAGTGCTTCGTGGAGAAATACCTCGACCAGCCGCGCCACGTCGAAACCCAGTGCCTCGCCGACGCTTACGGCAACGTCGTGGTCGTCTCGACCCGCGACTGCTCGCTGCAGCGCCGGCACCAAAAGCTGGTCGAGGAGGCCCCCGCGCCGTTCCTCACCCCGGAGCAGCTGGAGAAGCTCTCCAGCGCCTCCAAGGCGATTCTGAAGGAGGTCGGCTACCAGGGCGCCGGCACCTGCGAGTTCCTCATCGGCAAAGACGGCACCGTATCGTTCCTCGAAGTGAACACCCGTCTCCAGGTCGAGCACCCGGTCTCGGAGGAGGTGACCGGCATCGACCTCGTCCGGGAGCAGTTCCGCCTCGCGGAAGGAGGCGAGCTCGACGGCGTCGACCCGGCCCCCCGTGGCCACTCCTTCGAGTTCCGCATCAACGGCGAGGACGCCGGCCGCGGCTTCCTCCCCTCTCCGGGCCCTGTCCACATTTTCAAAGCGCCCAGCGGCCCCGGTGTCCGCGTCGACAGCGGCGTCCAGGCGGGCGACGTCATCAGCGGCGCGTTCGACTCCATGCTCGCGAAGCTGATCGTCACCGGCGCCACCCGCGAGGAGGCGCTGGAGCGCTCGCGCCGCGCCTTGGACGAGTTCGAGGTCGCGGGCCTGCCGACGGTGCTGCCGTTCCACCGCGCGATTGTGCGCGACCCTGCCTTCGCTCCGCAGGACGGCGAGCCGTTCTCCATGTACACCCGCTGGATCGAGACCGAATGGGCCGGCGGCATCGAGCCGTGGTCCGGCGAGCTCGGCGACCCGTCCGCGGCGGAACGCCGGAGCAACGTCGTCGTCGAGGTCGAGGGCAAGCGCATCGAGGTCTCCCTCCCCGCCCGCCTGCTGGCCGGCGGCTCCCCCGAGAAAACCCCGCCCGCCCCGCGTCGCCGCGGGGGCGGGCATGCGGTCGACACCGCGACGGGCGACGCACTCACTGCGCCGATGCAGGCGACCGTCGTCAAGGTCGCGGTCGCCGACGGCGACGAAGTGGTCAAGGGGGATCTCGTGCTCGTCCTCGAGGCCATGAAGATGGAGCAGCCCCTCACCGCCCACAAGGACGGCACCATCGCCGCCATCAACGCCGCCGTAGGCGAGACCGTCTCCTCCGGCCACCCGCTCCTCAGCATCGTCTGA
- a CDS encoding response regulator transcription factor codes for MVRVSIVDDHESVLLGLRAACQEAGYDVVVAAATVDGFVSQLGAQECDVVVLDLSLGDGSRVTDNVKRAQATGAAVLVHSIADRVAGVREALAAGAAGVIPKSSPTTTVMNAIATVARGDVLNNLEWATAIDADSDFAKAQLGRRERDVLHLYASGLPLKAVAAQLGIANSTAREYLDRIRVKYVEVGRPAPTKVDLLRRAVEDGILPGLDSDPRNERV; via the coding sequence ATGGTGCGGGTGTCAATCGTCGACGATCACGAGTCGGTGCTTCTCGGGCTGAGGGCAGCCTGTCAGGAGGCGGGCTACGATGTCGTGGTCGCTGCTGCGACGGTGGATGGATTCGTGTCGCAGCTGGGGGCGCAGGAGTGCGATGTGGTCGTGCTCGATCTCTCCCTCGGCGACGGTTCGCGGGTGACGGACAACGTCAAACGGGCGCAGGCGACGGGTGCCGCTGTGCTCGTCCACAGCATCGCGGACCGCGTGGCCGGTGTGCGGGAGGCGCTCGCAGCGGGTGCCGCCGGCGTCATCCCGAAGTCCTCTCCGACGACGACCGTGATGAACGCGATCGCGACCGTTGCGCGCGGGGATGTGCTCAACAACCTCGAGTGGGCGACCGCCATCGACGCCGACAGCGACTTCGCCAAGGCGCAGCTCGGCCGCCGCGAGCGGGACGTTTTGCACCTCTACGCTTCCGGCCTGCCGCTGAAGGCGGTCGCCGCGCAGCTCGGGATCGCCAATTCGACGGCACGCGAGTATTTGGACCGCATCCGCGTGAAGTATGTGGAGGTCGGCCGCCCGGCTCCGACGAAGGTGGACCTGCTGCGTCGCGCCGTCGAGGACGGCATCTTGCCCGGGCTCGACTCCGATCCGCGCAATGAACGGGTTTAG
- a CDS encoding phospho-sugar mutase has protein sequence MSDTAQLLADARVWLEQDPDPETRRELEALLASAESGSAGAIADLRSRFGARLAFGTAGLRGEIAAGPNRMNRVLVAQAAAGFARWLRENAGDGTPSVVIGYDGRKNSAVFARDTAELMVGAGVRAVLLPRLLPTPVLAFAVRHLGTSAGVMVTASHNPRNDNGYKVYLGGKSHGSQIVSPTDAEIAAHILDVARGSVAELPRSDRYEVAGEEVERDYIAATAAVASASAPRDAVSFAYTAMHGVGWRTAREVFARAGFAAPAVVTAQRDPDPAFPTVAFPNPEEPGAMNLAFATAREAGADLVIANDPDADRLAVAIPDPASTDGYRRLSGNEVGALLGWRAAELTAEEGGTLACSIVSSPALAAVAEAYRLGFANTLTGFKWVSRAPGLIFGYEEALGYLVNPQTLRDKDGISAATALLDLASSLAAEGRTIADQLDAFAERFGFFASDQISLRVSDVSRIGEIMATLRATPPSTLGAVAVSRIDDLSDGLGDLPPNDVLRILLADGSRVMVRPSGTEPKLKIYIDASSDEGTLAERRSTAAARVAALADAMRALTA, from the coding sequence GTGAGCGACACCGCGCAGCTCCTCGCCGACGCCCGCGTCTGGCTGGAGCAAGACCCCGACCCCGAGACGCGCCGGGAGCTCGAGGCTCTCCTCGCCAGCGCCGAGTCCGGTTCGGCCGGGGCCATCGCCGACCTCCGCTCGCGCTTCGGCGCCCGTCTCGCTTTCGGCACGGCCGGTCTCCGCGGCGAGATCGCCGCCGGCCCGAACCGGATGAACCGCGTTCTGGTGGCCCAGGCCGCGGCCGGCTTCGCCCGCTGGCTGAGGGAAAACGCCGGGGACGGAACCCCCTCGGTCGTCATCGGCTACGACGGCCGCAAGAACTCCGCTGTCTTCGCCCGCGACACGGCGGAGCTCATGGTCGGAGCCGGCGTGCGCGCCGTCCTCCTGCCGCGCCTGCTGCCCACCCCGGTGCTCGCGTTCGCGGTTCGACACCTGGGCACGAGCGCCGGTGTCATGGTCACCGCCAGCCACAACCCGCGGAACGACAACGGCTATAAGGTCTATCTCGGCGGCAAGAGCCACGGCTCGCAGATCGTCTCCCCGACGGATGCGGAGATCGCCGCGCACATCCTGGACGTGGCTCGGGGCAGCGTCGCAGAGCTGCCCCGCTCGGATCGGTACGAGGTCGCCGGCGAGGAGGTCGAGCGCGACTACATCGCGGCGACCGCCGCCGTCGCGAGCGCCTCCGCTCCGCGGGACGCCGTCTCGTTCGCGTACACGGCCATGCACGGCGTCGGCTGGCGCACGGCCCGGGAGGTGTTCGCCCGCGCCGGGTTCGCCGCGCCCGCGGTCGTGACCGCGCAGCGCGATCCCGATCCGGCGTTCCCGACCGTCGCGTTTCCGAACCCCGAGGAACCGGGCGCGATGAATCTCGCGTTCGCCACGGCGCGCGAGGCCGGGGCCGACCTGGTCATCGCCAATGACCCGGACGCCGACCGGCTCGCGGTCGCCATCCCCGACCCAGCCTCGACCGACGGCTACCGCCGGCTGAGCGGCAACGAGGTCGGCGCCCTGCTGGGCTGGCGCGCCGCCGAACTGACTGCCGAAGAGGGCGGCACGCTCGCCTGCTCGATCGTCTCCTCCCCGGCGCTGGCGGCGGTCGCGGAGGCGTACCGCCTCGGCTTCGCGAACACGCTCACCGGTTTCAAATGGGTCTCCCGCGCACCCGGGCTGATCTTCGGCTACGAGGAGGCGCTGGGCTACCTCGTGAACCCGCAGACCCTCCGCGACAAAGACGGCATCTCCGCCGCGACCGCACTGCTCGACCTGGCCAGCAGCCTGGCCGCGGAGGGGCGTACGATCGCGGACCAGCTGGACGCCTTCGCCGAGCGCTTCGGCTTCTTCGCGAGCGACCAGATCTCCCTCCGCGTCAGCGATGTCTCCCGTATCGGCGAGATCATGGCGACTCTGCGAGCGACCCCGCCGAGCACCCTCGGCGCGGTCGCCGTGAGCCGGATCGACGACCTGAGCGACGGTCTCGGCGACCTCCCGCCGAACGATGTGCTCCGCATCCTGCTGGCGGACGGCTCGCGCGTGATGGTGCGACCGAGCGGGACGGAGCCGAAGCTCAAGATCTACATCGATGCGTCGAGCGACGAAGGCACCCTCGCCGAGCGGCGCTCGACCGCCGCCGCACGGGTCGCTGCCCTGGCGGACGCGATGCGGGCGCTGACGGCGTAG
- a CDS encoding PTS sugar transporter subunit IIB, whose translation MKIVAICGAGVGTSGILKVNAERVLERLGIDADVAASDASNVATAASDAQIVLTSPELADRIGPTNADVIVVQNYFDLGELERKLSEALG comes from the coding sequence GTGAAGATCGTGGCGATCTGCGGCGCCGGTGTCGGTACCTCCGGCATCCTGAAGGTCAACGCCGAGCGGGTGCTCGAACGGTTGGGGATCGACGCCGACGTCGCGGCATCGGACGCGTCGAACGTCGCGACCGCGGCGTCCGACGCCCAGATCGTCCTGACGTCGCCGGAGCTGGCCGATCGCATCGGACCGACCAACGCTGACGTGATCGTGGTGCAGAACTACTTCGACCTCGGCGAGCTGGAGCGGAAGCTGAGCGAGGCGCTCGGCTAG
- a CDS encoding cation:proton antiporter — MEETLVIGVLVVLAIAAATAIGPRFGVASPLVLVVVGILVSLLPFVPAVTIEPEWVLAGVLPPLLYSASVSMPSMTFRREFAAISGLSVLLVVVSSVLLGLLFAWVIPGLGLAWGIALGAIVSPPDAVATGIVKQAGVSPRVVAILEGESLLNDATALVLLRAAVAATAASFTFGAVVVSFVSSVLIAILFGWAVGRLNLLVRQRVKDATVNTVISFTVPFLASLPAEALGASGLVAAVVAGLVTGSRAPRVLSPEHRLSDTQNWRTVEMVLEGVIFLTMGLELFGILQKVENDHSGLLPLVAVAAGALLLTILVRAAFVAPLLAMLGRRHRRGQRMRPALERMHQRLEDPEGVQRDIAERLAGARSAQRALPGAEGADAVRADAGRADAVRAVGAPSRAVPLTGRAVRARIIVRSTVLRRGVPTAENLARFGVRLRRLLADIDYFTEAPLGWREGGIVVWAGMRGAVTVAAAQSLPDETPGRSVLVLIAFLVAAGSLLLQGGTLALVLRLLKPSAADPDAERDERRRLMALLRDAGRTVPLPATVERTPEVFQQYKAARLARIRAQRSALLDARDEGTFSADVLVGALNNLDAAEISIELKGAPIDSP, encoded by the coding sequence ATGGAGGAGACTCTGGTCATCGGCGTCCTCGTCGTTCTGGCCATCGCAGCGGCCACGGCGATCGGCCCCCGCTTCGGCGTCGCCTCGCCGCTCGTCCTCGTCGTCGTCGGCATTCTGGTGAGCCTGCTGCCGTTCGTGCCCGCGGTCACGATCGAGCCGGAGTGGGTTCTAGCCGGTGTGCTCCCGCCCCTGCTGTATTCGGCCTCGGTGTCGATGCCGTCGATGACCTTCCGCCGCGAGTTCGCTGCGATCAGCGGGCTGTCCGTCCTCCTGGTCGTCGTCAGCTCGGTGCTGCTCGGCCTGCTCTTCGCCTGGGTCATCCCCGGGCTCGGCCTAGCGTGGGGCATCGCGCTCGGCGCTATCGTCAGCCCGCCGGACGCGGTGGCCACCGGGATCGTGAAACAGGCGGGCGTCTCGCCGCGCGTCGTCGCCATCCTCGAGGGCGAGAGTCTGCTCAACGATGCCACGGCGCTGGTGCTGCTGCGCGCGGCCGTCGCTGCCACAGCGGCGTCGTTCACGTTCGGCGCGGTGGTCGTCTCGTTCGTCTCCTCGGTGCTGATCGCCATCCTCTTCGGCTGGGCCGTCGGACGGCTGAACCTGCTTGTCCGGCAGCGGGTGAAAGATGCCACGGTCAATACCGTCATCTCCTTCACCGTCCCTTTCCTGGCCTCCCTCCCCGCCGAAGCGCTCGGCGCCTCGGGACTCGTTGCGGCCGTCGTCGCCGGACTCGTCACCGGCAGCCGCGCGCCTCGGGTGCTCTCGCCGGAGCACCGGCTCTCGGACACGCAGAACTGGCGGACGGTCGAGATGGTGTTGGAAGGCGTCATCTTCCTGACGATGGGCCTCGAACTTTTCGGCATCCTGCAGAAGGTCGAGAACGATCACTCCGGTCTGCTGCCCCTCGTCGCGGTCGCCGCCGGGGCGCTGCTCCTGACGATCCTCGTGCGCGCCGCCTTCGTGGCGCCCCTCCTGGCGATGCTCGGCCGCCGCCATCGGCGCGGTCAGCGGATGCGGCCCGCGCTCGAGCGGATGCACCAGCGCCTCGAAGACCCGGAAGGCGTTCAGCGCGACATCGCCGAGCGGCTGGCCGGTGCGAGGTCGGCACAGCGGGCGCTGCCGGGTGCGGAGGGCGCGGATGCGGTGCGGGCGGACGCGGGCCGGGCCGATGCGGTGCGCGCCGTCGGCGCGCCGTCCCGCGCCGTCCCCCTCACCGGCCGCGCGGTTCGTGCCCGGATAATCGTCCGCAGCACAGTTCTGCGCCGCGGCGTCCCCACCGCCGAGAACCTCGCCCGCTTCGGTGTGCGCCTCCGCCGGCTCCTCGCTGACATTGACTACTTCACCGAGGCCCCGCTCGGCTGGCGGGAGGGCGGCATCGTCGTCTGGGCGGGGATGCGCGGGGCTGTCACGGTCGCCGCCGCGCAGAGCCTTCCGGACGAGACCCCCGGGCGTTCCGTGCTGGTTCTCATCGCCTTCCTCGTCGCCGCTGGGTCGCTTCTGCTTCAGGGCGGTACGCTGGCCCTTGTTCTGCGGCTCCTCAAACCCAGTGCCGCGGACCCCGACGCCGAGCGTGATGAGCGCCGCCGCCTGATGGCGCTGCTGCGCGACGCGGGAAGAACCGTCCCTCTCCCTGCCACCGTCGAGCGCACCCCCGAGGTCTTCCAACAGTACAAGGCCGCCCGCCTCGCCCGCATCCGCGCCCAGCGCTCCGCCCTCCTCGACGCCCGCGACGAAGGCACCTTCAGCGCGGATGTCCTCGTCGGCGCCCTCAACAACCTCGACGCCGCAGAGATCAGCATCGAGCTCAAAGGCGCCCCTATCGATTCCCCCTGA
- a CDS encoding purine-nucleoside phosphorylase, producing the protein MPETLNPLEDPDTDPFEVAERAAEQLAEKTGVAKHDIALTLGSGWGRAADLIGETVASVPATEIVGFGKPALEGHVGTLRSLRLGNGKHALVIGARTHCYEGHGVRRVVHSVRTAAAAGAATMILTNGAGGIKETWKAGTPVLISDHINLTADSPLEGATFIDLTDLYSKRLRDLARTIDPSLDEGVYTQFRGPHYETPTEVQMAKTIGGHIVGMSTALEAIAARQAGMEILGMSLITNLAAGIQKTPLSHQEVIEAGREAEPVIGALLARIVEAL; encoded by the coding sequence ATGCCGGAAACCCTGAACCCGCTTGAGGACCCTGACACCGATCCGTTCGAGGTGGCCGAGCGCGCCGCGGAACAGCTCGCGGAGAAGACCGGGGTCGCAAAGCACGACATCGCGCTCACGCTCGGCAGCGGCTGGGGCAGGGCCGCCGATCTGATCGGCGAGACCGTCGCGTCCGTCCCTGCCACCGAGATCGTCGGCTTCGGCAAGCCCGCACTGGAGGGCCACGTCGGCACCCTCCGCTCCCTCCGGCTGGGCAACGGCAAGCACGCCCTTGTCATCGGCGCGCGCACCCACTGCTACGAGGGCCACGGCGTCCGCCGCGTTGTCCACAGCGTCCGCACCGCCGCAGCCGCGGGCGCCGCGACGATGATCCTCACGAACGGTGCGGGCGGCATCAAGGAGACCTGGAAAGCCGGGACGCCGGTCCTCATCAGCGACCACATCAACCTCACCGCCGACTCGCCGCTGGAGGGCGCGACCTTCATCGACCTGACGGACCTCTATTCGAAACGCCTGCGCGACCTGGCGCGCACCATCGACCCGAGCCTGGACGAGGGCGTCTACACGCAGTTCCGCGGACCACACTACGAGACCCCGACCGAGGTCCAGATGGCGAAGACGATCGGCGGGCACATCGTCGGAATGTCGACGGCCCTCGAAGCGATCGCCGCGCGCCAGGCGGGCATGGAGATCCTGGGGATGTCGCTCATCACGAACCTCGCGGCCGGCATCCAGAAGACCCCGCTCAGCCATCAGGAGGTCATCGAAGCAGGGCGCGAGGCCGAACCGGTGATCGGAGCCCTGCTCGCCCGGATCGTGGAGGCCCTGTGA
- a CDS encoding PTS sugar transporter subunit IIA produces the protein MPLPPLPASAVTVGAHAADWREAVELAGAALARSGATQPGYTARMVQVIEEFGAYIVIAPGLALAHARPGLDVNADGLAVVTLAEPVAFGHPHNDPVSVIIGLAVSTPDAHVTSVAELANVFNDPDSIPALADASGVAEVQRILALSEGEATP, from the coding sequence ATGCCCCTGCCACCGCTGCCAGCCTCCGCCGTGACCGTCGGCGCCCACGCCGCCGATTGGCGCGAGGCTGTGGAGCTGGCGGGGGCGGCGCTGGCGCGTTCGGGCGCGACGCAACCGGGATACACGGCCCGCATGGTGCAGGTGATCGAGGAGTTCGGGGCGTACATCGTGATCGCCCCCGGCCTAGCGCTCGCACACGCGCGACCCGGCCTGGACGTGAACGCCGACGGACTCGCCGTGGTGACGCTGGCTGAGCCGGTCGCGTTCGGGCACCCACACAACGACCCCGTCTCGGTGATCATCGGCCTGGCCGTGTCCACACCGGACGCGCATGTCACCAGCGTCGCGGAACTGGCCAATGTGTTCAACGACCCCGATTCGATTCCGGCGCTCGCGGACGCGAGCGGGGTGGCCGAGGTGCAGCGCATCCTGGCGCTCAGCGAGGGAGAGGCCACACCGTGA
- a CDS encoding Maf family protein, giving the protein MRLYLASTSPARLALLRAAGIEPVVVPSQVDEPAAVAAAEAEHGPLSPDAMVQLLARLKAEAVRGALDGEPIDGLVFGGDSAFAIDGALHGKPHRPEIARERWRAQRGRTGRLHSGHWLIDHRGGVENAAVGATAVAAVSFADVTDAEIDAYIASGEPLEVAGAFTIDSLGGPFIRRVEGDPSTVVGLSLSTLRDLVRQLRIEWTELWNRAGVSL; this is encoded by the coding sequence ATGCGGCTCTACCTCGCCTCCACCTCCCCCGCCCGCCTCGCGCTGCTGCGCGCCGCTGGGATCGAGCCCGTCGTCGTGCCGTCGCAGGTGGACGAGCCCGCCGCCGTCGCCGCAGCGGAAGCCGAACACGGACCGCTCTCCCCCGACGCGATGGTGCAGTTACTCGCCCGGCTGAAAGCGGAGGCCGTGCGTGGCGCGCTCGACGGCGAGCCGATCGACGGGCTCGTCTTCGGCGGCGACTCGGCGTTCGCGATCGACGGCGCCCTCCACGGCAAACCGCACCGGCCCGAGATCGCACGCGAGCGCTGGCGGGCGCAGCGCGGCCGCACCGGGCGCCTGCACTCCGGGCACTGGCTCATCGACCACCGCGGGGGCGTGGAGAACGCCGCTGTCGGGGCAACGGCCGTCGCCGCCGTCTCGTTCGCAGACGTCACCGACGCCGAAATCGACGCCTACATCGCCAGCGGCGAACCCCTGGAGGTCGCGGGCGCGTTCACCATCGACAGCTTGGGCGGCCCTTTCATCCGCCGGGTGGAGGGCGATCCGAGCACCGTCGTCGGGCTGTCCCTCTCCACCCTGCGCGACCTGGTTCGACAGCTCAGAATCGAGTGGACCGAGCTGTGGAACCGCGCCGGAGTGTCGCTATAG